The window actttagcccaggcctcaggcctcatactaggcctctaatacaagggtttatgtctcaggctctttCCTAATACAGTTCCGCAGTATGAGAGTGTTACTGGATTTACGGTCACACATGACAGGCAGTTGTCTCACAATGAAATTTTTGATGGTATCTATGATTCTCTCAATAAATGAAGTCCAGTCCTAGCTGACGCTCGAGTTCTgactgattttctcttttgctgttagttACTGGAAACTGAACAGAAGATCCATGTGATGGTAAATGATGAAAGCTGACAATCATACCGTTTTTTACCCTGTAATTTATATCCTGATCGGCATCCCAGGTACGGAAGAGTCTCATTTCTGGATCGCCATCCCCTTCTGTCTTATTTACGTTGTGTCACTTTTTGGGAACTCTCTCTTACTATTCATCATATTAACAGAAcaaagcctccatgagcccatgtatctaTTCGTGTCCATGCTGGCCGCAGCTGATCTGCTGTTATCTACCACTACagtgcccaagatgctggctgtattctggtttagggctggggaaatttcttttgctgcctcCCTGACCCAGATGTTTTTCATACATGTCAGTTTTATTGCCGAGTTGGCAATCCTACTGGCCATGGCATTTGATCGGTACGTTGCCATCTGCAACCCCTTGAGATACATTTCCTTGCTAACCAAGTCTGTGATCGGGATGATGGGGTTGGTAGTTGACACAAGTAGTTTCTGTATCATTTTACCTCTCATCGTTCTCATGAAGCAGCTGAATTTCTGCAGAACCAACCTTCTGCCTCACACCTATTGTGAGCATATGATCGTAGTCCGGCTGGCCTGCGACGACATCACAGTCCACGTCTGGTATGGTGTAGCTGTGGCTCTTTTAGTAATTGGTTCAGATATTGTGCTCATTGCTGTATCATATGGGTTGATCCTCAGGGCCGTCTTCCTGCTCCCCTCCAAGGACGCCCGGCTCAAGGCTCTCCGCACCTGCGGCTCCCATGTCTGTGTCATACTGATGTTCTACGTGCCGGCCGTTTTCTCCTCTTTAGCACACCAGATTGGGAACATCATCCAGGGTTATATTGTCAACCTATTGGCCAACCTCTATGTGCTCattccccccatgttaaaccccattgTTTATGGGGAGACaacaaaagagatcctgaaaCGGGTGATCAATCTCTTTTATCGATGTTGGAGCAAAAGCTCGGTACCGAGCTAAAGGAGGAACACAAAATGCTTTGAGACTTGGAAATTAAAGCCAAGTTTTCATTAGAACTCTAGGGGTATTTTTACTATGTACTTAcactgtgtaagctcgaaagctggtctctctcatcaacagaatttgGGTCCAATGAACGCTCTTTActcccccactttgtctctctaatatcctgcgacTGACAtggtacaacaacactgcacattgccacagaaggcagccaGACCAAGTGAGACTTGTTTTAAATTGAAGGGAAATagcaaaacaagaaagaacaaaggtaaacaTCAGCatgagagagagcacagtgtgtgcatcTCCTGTCTGACAAACTGCAGCTGAGCTGGACTCTTAATggaaacagaaagcagcagctaaGGGAGCTATGCCATAGGCTGGGCTGCACATTGAAAGACAAGGGCTCTAGTGTTGGTTCTGCCACAAacctgctgtgtcaccttgggttAGTTTGTTTCCTTCTCAAACTCCTAAATCCTTCTCAGGGTCACAGCTTTGCTGGCCTCCGTCCCTCATTCCGTATCCAAGGCCTGCGTCCCACGGACTTTGTGTTTTGCTGCCTCATGGCACATTTTGCGTGGATGGGCTCGGCTTCCCTAGGCTGATCTCGCTCTCTTCCCTACACTCGTGGCTTCGTAGGGGTGTCTGGGTGGGAGAGAGGCCAGGGGGTCCTGTGGCCTGGTGCCTGGGTGAGGGGCTCATTTGCACATGATCTCTGGTCCCCCTGACTGTGAGAGAGATAGAGGAAGAATAGAAACGTGTGTGTGTGATTAGCTGTTTCTTACCTCGTGCTAAAGGACTGTTTTGCTGCTGAGGATAACATGCCGACTCCTTCTGGGGCGTGGAGGCTTGTTTGACCTTCTGCTACCGTCACACAACATCCAGCAGAAATACTGTGGGAATCTTTTTTCCTTTATTCTCACCTTCCATTCCTGCAGCTGTTGAGAAGAAATgtctgataagaacataagaatggtatatactgggtcaggccaacggtccagctagcccagtgtcCCATTTTCCACAATTGCTAGTGCCAGGTGCTTAGGGcgggtgaacagaacagggcaatcatcaagtgatccatcccctctcagcCCATCCTGGTTTCTGGTGGTCAAAGGTTTTGTGACACCAGCAGCAAGGGCTTGCATCCCCAACCATCTtggcttatagccattgatggacctatcccccattaacttatctaattcttttttaaatcctttgGCCATCAttaca of the Gopherus flavomarginatus isolate rGopFla2 chromosome 1, rGopFla2.mat.asm, whole genome shotgun sequence genome contains:
- the LOC127044414 gene encoding olfactory receptor 52B2-like, encoding MMKADNHTVFYPVIYILIGIPGTEESHFWIAIPFCLIYVVSLFGNSLLLFIILTEQSLHEPMYLFVSMLAAADLLLSTTTVPKMLAVFWFRAGEISFAASLTQMFFIHVSFIAELAILLAMAFDRYVAICNPLRYISLLTKSVIGMMGLVVDTSSFCIILPLIVLMKQLNFCRTNLLPHTYCEHMIVVRLACDDITVHVWYGVAVALLVIGSDIVLIAVSYGLILRAVFLLPSKDARLKALRTCGSHVCVILMFYVPAVFSSLAHQIGNIIQGYIVNLLANLYVLIPPMLNPIVYGETTKEILKRVINLFYRCWSKSSVPS